Below is a window of Mycoplasma sp. Mirounga ES2805-ORL DNA.
TTAGCAGCTTTTTTAGCTGCCAATTTTTCTGCTAACTTAGCTTCTTTTTCTTTAGCTGCATCTTTTTCGGCTTTTGCTTGTTCTTTAGCTTTTGTTGCTTTTTTAGCTTCATCTGCTTTAACATTTGCATCTTGAGGATAATAGTTAATTACATCCCCTTCTTTAAGAGTAACTATCGCTTTTTTATAACGGTTTTCAAAACCTTCAAAACGTCCTACTCTTTTAAATTTCTTATCAACTTTTAATGTATTTACGTTAGTAACTGTAACTTGGAAAATAAATTCAATCGCATTTTTAATTTGAAATTTATTTGCCGCTCAATCAACTTCGAATGTATAAGTGTTTTGTTGTTGAAGGTTGTTTGTTTTTTCAGTTAGAATTGGTCTTTTAATAATATTTGTTAATTCCATTATTTAACCTTCCCTTCAAATACTTTTAAACCTTCGTTTGATAATACTAGAGCATCAGCTCAAATTAATACTTCAACAGTTACACTAAATGGGTGTACGCAAATAACATTTTGTAAATTATTTACAGATTTTGCAACTGTTTCATCACTAGAAACAATTAATATATGTTTTAAATCATTAATTTTTAATGATGTTAATTTTTTAACAGCTTCTTTAGTTGATACTTTATCTAATTTTAAATCATCAATAATTACAGCTTTATTTTGAGCTAATAATGTTAATGCTGACACAAAAGCAGCTTTTTTAACCTTCTTATTAACTTTTAATTTGTAGTTTCTTTCAGGTGTAGGACCAAATGCTCTACCACCACCAACAAATACTGGAGTTCTTAATGAACCTGTACGAGCACGACCCGTACCCTTTTGTCTTCATGGTTTCTTACCTGTACCACTAACTTCTGCACGATTCTTTACATCGTGTGTACCTTGACGAAGACTTGCTCTTTCTGAAATAATTGTGTCAAAAATTGCTTGTTCGTAAATTTTTGAACTTGCAAAAAGTTCTTTTGGTAATTTCTTGTTATCAAAGTCTAAGATAACAACTTTAGTTAATTTAGATTCTTCTTTTTTGTTTTTAGCATCAACTTTAACATTCTTTGCTTTCATTGATTCTAATTTAGATTTTGAAGATTTAATTTTTTCTGATTTAGCTTTTGTTTCGCTAGCAACTTTAGCTAATTTTTCAAGTTCAGCTTTTGCTTTTGCTTCAGCTTCCGCCTTAACTTCAGCTTCTAATTTTGCCAATTCAGCCATAATTTCT
It encodes the following:
- the rplW gene encoding 50S ribosomal protein L23; the encoded protein is MELTNIIKRPILTEKTNNLQQQNTYTFEVDWAANKFQIKNAIEFIFQVTVTNVNTLKVDKKFKRVGRFEGFENRYKKAIVTLKEGDVINYYPQDANVKADEAKKATKAKEQAKAEKDAAKEKEAKLAEKLAAKKAAKEKNNESEKKSTAKAEKPEVKKEAKKPATKKTSAPKAKSTATKKPAVKKEATKK
- the rplD gene encoding 50S ribosomal protein L4 → MAEAKKTTADKEKEAKKKSTATKKSASTSKAKTTATKKATTSKPKTTDSDKKDKKVQTTTINLTIDRPKRKKATELEKRAQEARKRLAKAKSETERKEIMAELAKLEAEVKAEAEAKAKAELEKLAKVASETKAKSEKIKSSKSKLESMKAKNVKVDAKNKKEESKLTKVVILDFDNKKLPKELFASSKIYEQAIFDTIISERASLRQGTHDVKNRAEVSGTGKKPWRQKGTGRARTGSLRTPVFVGGGRAFGPTPERNYKLKVNKKVKKAAFVSALTLLAQNKAVIIDDLKLDKVSTKEAVKKLTSLKINDLKHILIVSSDETVAKSVNNLQNVICVHPFSVTVEVLIWADALVLSNEGLKVFEGKVK